The Daucus carota subsp. sativus chromosome 7, DH1 v3.0, whole genome shotgun sequence genome window below encodes:
- the LOC108196375 gene encoding uncharacterized protein LOC108196375 isoform X1, giving the protein MGKAREREQLNRILGEHLNIIHETLQALDQTADSSLNKVSWDEVVKMGEQVSKQATLVGMLWTGVAPEVKALEENMASYFNILQGFLLLSHGSTVGAGPTLSSYVNTSMKQVIDSSFVLWKESVSSYGSHSKEQQKRTIPQLVGAVWDACSALKKTPATNIMAIGRAVTQVAVPMKDVLREMKELKPSSSDSAEASDEVSVNEECEPHVGDNSDDGDMGNDLTPEEMKVAQCAIDVVSDMLVVLKELIRTVTLFKKEDPDGSSKYVDSLEKLLKLCQGIGIQIDELGACLYPPQEHPAIGTASEKISGMIDEMLVELDKLDVPRGSFVQACADSKRSLGQLGSELGNSTDTEVLAKIERLDLTS; this is encoded by the exons atgggaaaaGCCAGGGAGAGAGAGCAGCTGAACCGGATTCTTGGTGAGCATCTCAATATCATTCACGAAACTCTTCAG GCTCTGGATCAAACAGCTGATTCATCTCTTAATAAAGTGAGCTGGGATGAAGTCGTTAAGATGGGTGAACAAGTTTCCAAACAGGCCACTTTGG TTGGAATGCTTTGGACTGGAGTAGCTCCTGAAGTTAAAGCTCTTGAAGAGAACATGGCATCTTACTTTAATATCCTACAGGGTTTCCTCTTGCTTTCTCATGGTAGTACAGTGGGTGCAGGTCCTACCCTTTCTTCATACGTGAATACATCCATGAAGCAGGTCATAGACTCCAGTTTTGTGCTGTGGAAGGAATCTGTTTCATCCTATg GATCACATAGTAAAGAGCAGCAAAAGCGCACAATCCCCCAGTTGGTGGGCGCTGTCTGGGATGCATGTAGTGCTCTTAAAAAGACTCCTGCAACAAATATCATGGCAATTGGGAGAGCAGTTACACAAGTTGCGGTTCCCATGAAAGATGTTCTTCGTGAGATGAAGGAGCTCAAGCCTAGTTCCTCTGATTCTGCGGAAGCTTCTGACGAGGTTTCAGTTAATGAAGAATGTGAACCCCATGTTGGTGATAACTCAGACGATGGTGATATGGGAAATGATCTGACACCAGAAGAGATGAAAGTTGCTCAATGTGCTATAGATGTCGTGTCTGACATGCTTGTAGTTCTGAAGGAGCTTATTCGCACAGTTACattattcaaaaaagaagatCCAGATGGCAGCAGCAAGTATGTGGATTCTTTAGAGAAACTTTTAAAGCTGTGTCAAGGAATTGGTATTCAAATTGATGAGCTGGGAGCTTGTCTTTACCCCCCACAAGAACATCCTGCCATTGGGACTGCCTCGGAAAAAATTTCTGGCATGATTGATGAAATGCTGGTAGAACTCGACAAACTTGACGTCCCTCGGGGAAGCTTTGTTCAGGCTTGTGCCGATTCAAAAAGATCATTGGGACAACTGGGGTCTGAACTTGGTAACTCCACTGATACTGAAGTGCTTGCTAAAATTGAGAGGCTTGATCTCACCAGTTAA
- the LOC108195547 gene encoding DNA replication complex GINS protein PSF3 has product MTNYFDIDDILAEDELVPATFREATNGVGLFDSTDDTNKVEPGSKVELPFWLAQELHLRQAVTVNVPPCFNKRTREEIDADAAHVDLRNRCPFFYELGYKIAPLVGDKTIGRVLLIAFRTRYKEVLIKAHTAAFEATAKFLSLLTEEEVKLYKAAQSSAIAFKKWRKGGPRFQKASVLGRKRKPIQ; this is encoded by the exons ATGACTAACTATTTTGACATTGATGATATTTTAGCCGAAGATGAG CTTGTACCAGCTACTTTCCGAGAAGCTACTAATGGAGTTGGGCTCTTTGATTCTACCGATGACACGAACAAG GTAGAACCGGGTTCTAAAGTTGAGCTACCGTTCTGGCTTGCTCAAGAACTGCACTTGAGACAAGCAGTAACAGTGAATGTCCCTCCTTGTTTCAATAAACG AACACGTGAGGAAattgatgctgatgctgcacaTGTGGATCTTAGGAATCGGTGTCCATTTTTCTATGAATTAGGCTACAAGATAGCACCTCT GGTTGGTGATAAAACTATAGGACGTGTTCTTTTGATTGCATTTAGAACCAGGTACAAGGAAGTACTGATCAAAGCTCATACTGCAGCATTCGAAGCAACAGCAAAATTCTTGAGCCTTTTAACAGAAGAAGAAGTTAAAT TATACAAGGCAGCTCAGTCCTCTGCCATTGCATTTAAGAAGTGGCGAAAGGGTGGCCCCAGATTTCAGAAAGCTTCTGTTCTTGGGAGAAAAAGGAAGCCAATTCAATAG
- the LOC108196375 gene encoding uncharacterized protein LOC108196375 isoform X3 → MGEQVSKQATLVGMLWTGVAPEVKALEENMASYFNILQGFLLLSHGSTVGAGPTLSSYVNTSMKQVIDSSFVLWKESVSSYGSHSKEQQKRTIPQLVGAVWDACSALKKTPATNIMAIGRAVTQVAVPMKDVLREMKELKPSSSDSAEASDEVSVNEECEPHVGDNSDDGDMGNDLTPEEMKVAQCAIDVVSDMLVVLKELIRTVTLFKKEDPDGSSKYVDSLEKLLKLCQGIGIQIDELGACLYPPQEHPAIGTASEKISGMIDEMLVELDKLDVPRGSFVQACADSKRSLGQLGSELGNSTDTEVLAKIERLDLTS, encoded by the exons TTGGAATGCTTTGGACTGGAGTAGCTCCTGAAGTTAAAGCTCTTGAAGAGAACATGGCATCTTACTTTAATATCCTACAGGGTTTCCTCTTGCTTTCTCATGGTAGTACAGTGGGTGCAGGTCCTACCCTTTCTTCATACGTGAATACATCCATGAAGCAGGTCATAGACTCCAGTTTTGTGCTGTGGAAGGAATCTGTTTCATCCTATg GATCACATAGTAAAGAGCAGCAAAAGCGCACAATCCCCCAGTTGGTGGGCGCTGTCTGGGATGCATGTAGTGCTCTTAAAAAGACTCCTGCAACAAATATCATGGCAATTGGGAGAGCAGTTACACAAGTTGCGGTTCCCATGAAAGATGTTCTTCGTGAGATGAAGGAGCTCAAGCCTAGTTCCTCTGATTCTGCGGAAGCTTCTGACGAGGTTTCAGTTAATGAAGAATGTGAACCCCATGTTGGTGATAACTCAGACGATGGTGATATGGGAAATGATCTGACACCAGAAGAGATGAAAGTTGCTCAATGTGCTATAGATGTCGTGTCTGACATGCTTGTAGTTCTGAAGGAGCTTATTCGCACAGTTACattattcaaaaaagaagatCCAGATGGCAGCAGCAAGTATGTGGATTCTTTAGAGAAACTTTTAAAGCTGTGTCAAGGAATTGGTATTCAAATTGATGAGCTGGGAGCTTGTCTTTACCCCCCACAAGAACATCCTGCCATTGGGACTGCCTCGGAAAAAATTTCTGGCATGATTGATGAAATGCTGGTAGAACTCGACAAACTTGACGTCCCTCGGGGAAGCTTTGTTCAGGCTTGTGCCGATTCAAAAAGATCATTGGGACAACTGGGGTCTGAACTTGGTAACTCCACTGATACTGAAGTGCTTGCTAAAATTGAGAGGCTTGATCTCACCAGTTAA
- the LOC108196375 gene encoding uncharacterized protein LOC108196375 isoform X4, translating to MLWTGVAPEVKALEENMASYFNILQGFLLLSHGSTVGAGPTLSSYVNTSMKQVIDSSFVLWKESVSSYGSHSKEQQKRTIPQLVGAVWDACSALKKTPATNIMAIGRAVTQVAVPMKDVLREMKELKPSSSDSAEASDEVSVNEECEPHVGDNSDDGDMGNDLTPEEMKVAQCAIDVVSDMLVVLKELIRTVTLFKKEDPDGSSKYVDSLEKLLKLCQGIGIQIDELGACLYPPQEHPAIGTASEKISGMIDEMLVELDKLDVPRGSFVQACADSKRSLGQLGSELGNSTDTEVLAKIERLDLTS from the exons ATGCTTTGGACTGGAGTAGCTCCTGAAGTTAAAGCTCTTGAAGAGAACATGGCATCTTACTTTAATATCCTACAGGGTTTCCTCTTGCTTTCTCATGGTAGTACAGTGGGTGCAGGTCCTACCCTTTCTTCATACGTGAATACATCCATGAAGCAGGTCATAGACTCCAGTTTTGTGCTGTGGAAGGAATCTGTTTCATCCTATg GATCACATAGTAAAGAGCAGCAAAAGCGCACAATCCCCCAGTTGGTGGGCGCTGTCTGGGATGCATGTAGTGCTCTTAAAAAGACTCCTGCAACAAATATCATGGCAATTGGGAGAGCAGTTACACAAGTTGCGGTTCCCATGAAAGATGTTCTTCGTGAGATGAAGGAGCTCAAGCCTAGTTCCTCTGATTCTGCGGAAGCTTCTGACGAGGTTTCAGTTAATGAAGAATGTGAACCCCATGTTGGTGATAACTCAGACGATGGTGATATGGGAAATGATCTGACACCAGAAGAGATGAAAGTTGCTCAATGTGCTATAGATGTCGTGTCTGACATGCTTGTAGTTCTGAAGGAGCTTATTCGCACAGTTACattattcaaaaaagaagatCCAGATGGCAGCAGCAAGTATGTGGATTCTTTAGAGAAACTTTTAAAGCTGTGTCAAGGAATTGGTATTCAAATTGATGAGCTGGGAGCTTGTCTTTACCCCCCACAAGAACATCCTGCCATTGGGACTGCCTCGGAAAAAATTTCTGGCATGATTGATGAAATGCTGGTAGAACTCGACAAACTTGACGTCCCTCGGGGAAGCTTTGTTCAGGCTTGTGCCGATTCAAAAAGATCATTGGGACAACTGGGGTCTGAACTTGGTAACTCCACTGATACTGAAGTGCTTGCTAAAATTGAGAGGCTTGATCTCACCAGTTAA
- the LOC108194460 gene encoding palmitoyl-acyl carrier protein thioesterase, chloroplastic, whose product MAASFVSYHACYSISYSLAKQSQYLSKSKLPKPESSRNGCGSTGAKINAVAVTETLDTKVMQTRQNIPTFKQFADPHRQALIIDNGVTYRQTVVIRSYEVGPDKTATLESILNLLQETALNHVWMSGLLGDGFGATHGMARNNLMWVVSRMKLQVDHYPIWGEVLTLDTWVGASGKHGMRRDWELRSQATGVVFARATSTWVMMNQKTRHLSKMPDEVRAEISPWFIEKRTIIEDTPEKIKKLDDTAKHATSSLKPKRSDLDMNHHVNNVKYVGWLLEAMPDKFMDEHQLCDITLEYRRECGSSDIIQSLSEPDEDNSINGTLKYTHILQTKGELRNEEIVRGRTTWKKKHSNTQFPKY is encoded by the exons ATGGCTGCTTCTTTTGTCTCCTATCACGCTTGCTACAGTATCAGTTACTCTTTAGCTAAGCAGAGTCAGTATCTGAGCAAGTCCAAACTGCCAAAACCCGAGAGCAGCAGAAATGGATGCGGATCAACTGGTGCAAAGATTAATGCTGTGGCTGTCACAGAGACTCTGGACACGAAAGTAATGCAGACACGACAGAATATCCCGACGTTTAAGCAGTTTGCTGATCCTCATCGTCAGGCACTTATCATTGATAATGGTGTTACGTATAGACAGACGGTGGTTATTCGTTCTTATGAAGTTGGGCCAGACAAAACAGCGACTCTGGAGAGCATCCTTAACCTTCTTCAG GAAACAGCATTGAATCACGTATGGATGTCGGGTCTTCTTGGAGATGGATTTGGTGCTACACATGGAATGGCAAGAAACAATCTTATGTGGGTCGTCTcaagaatgaagttacaagtggACCATTATCCAATATG GGGAGAAGTGTTGACACTTGACACCTGGGTTGGAGCATCAGGGAAACATGGGATGCGAAGAGACTGGGAACTTAGATCACAGGCCACGGGTGTTGTATTTGCTCGCGCAACAAG TACATGGGTAATGATGAACCAGAAGACTAGACACCTCTCAAAAATGCCGGATGAAGTGAGGGCGGAGATTTCACCATGGTTTATTGAGAAGCGAACAATTATTGAAGATACTCCCGAGAAGATTAAGAAGTTGGATGACACTGCAAAACATGCCACCTCAAGCTTGAAG CCCAAGAGGAGTGACTTGGACATGAACCACCATGTAAACAACGTCAAGTATGTAGGATGGTTGCTAGAG GCAATGCCAGACAAGTTTATGGATGAGCACCAGCTGTGTGACATTACATTGGAATACAGGAGAGAATGCGGAAGTTCTGATATCATTCAGTCCCTTTCTGAACCTGATGAAGATAACAGTATCAATGGCACTTTgaaatatacacatattctgCAAACAAAAGGAGAACTCAGGAACGAGGAGATTGTTAGAGGAAGAACTACatggaaaaaaaaacattccAATACGCAATTTCCTAAGTATTAA
- the LOC108193408 gene encoding pentatricopeptide repeat-containing protein At1g22960, mitochondrial produces the protein MSLLYVRVLKSIAFTVIKHNKKCDKSLKVRFLLPLFYHCQCSKEASSFSVSPSYFQKLIYQEIQEKPWAFSNIFWAESSQFDDLIMDPDLFVRVLKLIKIRPRVALRFFRWAERQPGFKHSEEVFCTILEILVRNDLLPSAYYVMERAVSVNLNGIGDVLVDGFLNSKVSRELLDLLLLIYIRKAMVEEGLSLFDKMVKNGFLPDKKNCNRLLRILRDSRLISLAWHVYNLMEEYGIERTSYTYNIMLDAFCKEGEVELALDLLSDMQVRGCYPDDYTYNALVNGLSKGGAFDDAKSMIGTMLRTGLKVSEYTYNPLIWGYCEKGMLVEAQALAEEMVVNGASPTVATYNMFMYAHCKQGRIRDARQRFYSMLNDNLTPDIYSYNILIYGYCQLGILEEAFLLLNDLRCRRLVPTVVTYNTIMQGLCKIGKLEDARKLKDEMICHGIAPDVFTYTTLVNASWKSGDLPMAKEYFDEMLHEGVKPDQFAYTSRIVGELKIDGKYSVFSLQEELLEKGFPPDLIIYNVFVAGLCKLENLEEASELLQKMVANGLTPDTVTYTSIIQAHLKIGHLSKAKELFHEMVSRGLKPTVITYTILIYELVGKGRLDLAFMYFSDMLEKGILPNVVTYNVLINGLCRFGRIDQAYRYFAEMNEEGVPPNKYTYTILISENCNMGKLYEALQLYEEMVDKGIQPDSCTYSALLKHLGNEYKWHAVRYLEYILLSNDVEAKANKNA, from the coding sequence ATGTCCCTCCTTTATGTGAGAGTATTGAAATCCATAGCCTTCACTGTAATCAAGCACAACAAGAAGTGTGATAAGTCCTTAAAGGTACGATTTTTATTGCCCCTTTTCTATCATTGTCAATGTAGTAAGGAAGCTAGCTCATTTTCAGTGTCACCCAGTTACTTTCAGAAGCTAATTTATCAAGAAATTCAGGAAAAGCCGTGGGCTTTTTCGAATATTTTTTGGGCTGAGTCTAGTCAGTTTGATGATTTGATTATGGACCCTGATTTATTTGTTAGGGTGTTGAAATTGATTAAGATTAGGCCCCGGGTTGCGCTTAGGTTCTTTAGGTGGGCAGAGAGGCAGCCCGGGTTTAAGCATTCTGAGGAAGTTTTTTGTACTATTCTTGAGATTCTTGTTAGGAATGATTTGTTGCCTTCTGCTTATTATGTTATGGAGAGGGCTGTTAGTGTAAATTTGAATGGGATTGGTGATGTCTTGGTTGATGGGTTTTTGAATTCGAAGGTGTCCAGGGAGTTGCTTGATCTTTTGTTATTGATATATATTAGGAAAGCGATGGTTGAAGAGGGTTTGTCGTTGTTCGATAAGATGGTGAAAAATGGGTTTTTGCCGGATAAGAAGAATTGTAATAGGCTTCTTAGGATACTTAGGGATAGCAGATTGATTTCATTAGCATGGCATGTGTATAATTTGATGGAAGAGTATGGGATTGAGCGGACTAGTTATACGTATAATATTATGTTGGATGCCTTTTGTAAAGAAGGTGAAGTGGAGCTAGCTTTGGACCTCTTGTCGGATATGCAGGTGAGAGGTTGTTATCCAGATGATTATACTTATAATGCATTGGTTAATGGATTGTCAAAAGGAGGTGCATTTGACGATGCTAAGAGTATGATTGGGACGATGTTGAGGACGGGTTTGAAGGTGTCAGAGTACACATACAATCCTCTGATATGGGGGTATTGTGAGAAAGGGATGCTGGTTGAGGCACAGGCTCTTGCGGAAGAGATGGTAGTGAATGGAGCTTCTCCTACTGTGGCAACTTATAATATGTTCATGTATGCCCATTGCAAGCAGGGAAGAATCAGAGATGCTAGACAACGGTTTTACAGCATGTTGAATGACAATTTGACGCCTGACATATACTCATATAACATTTTGATCTATGGGTACTGTCAGTTGGGGATCTTAGAGGAAGCTTTTCTCTTGTTAAATGACTTGAGATGTAGGAGACTTGTTCCTACTGTCGTAACTTATAATACTATTATGCAGGGTCTCTGCAAAATAGGCAAATTAGAGGATGCTAGGAAACTCAAAGATGAGATGATCTGCCATGGGATTGCTCCTGATGTTTTCACTTATACTACTCTGGTGAATGCTTCTTGGAAGAGTGGAGATCTGCCAATGGCTAAAGAATATTTTGATGAGATGTTGCATGAAGGGGTGAAGCCAGATCAGTTTGCATATACATCTCGAATAGTAGGTGAACTGAAAATTGATGGTAAATACAGTGTATTTAGTCTGCAAGAAGAATTGCTAGAAAAGGGTTTTCCGCCAGATTTGATCATTTATAATGTTTTTGTTGCTGGTCTCTGTAAATTGGAAAATTTGGAAGAAGCTAGTGAGCTCTTGCAGAAAATGGTTGCCAATGGGTTGACCCCCGATACTGTGACCTACACTAGCATCATTCAGGCTCACTTGAAAATCGGCCATCTGAGCAAGGCTAAGGAATTGTTTCATGAAATGGTGAGCAGAGGATTGAAGCCCACTGTTATCACATACACTATTTTAATCTATGAACTTGTTGGTAAAGGCAGGCTAGATCTGGCATTTATGTATTTTTCAGATATGCTGGAGAAGGGTATTCTTCCAAACGTAGTAACCTACAATGTGCTAATAAATGGACTTTGCAGATTTGGAAGAATTGATCAGGCCTACAGATATTTTGCTGAGATGAATGAAGAAGGTGTACCTCCGAATAAGTACACATACActattttgataagtgagaacTGCAATATGGGTAAATTATATGAGGCTTTACAGCTGTACGAAGAAATGGTAGATAAAGGGATTCAGCCTGATTCTTGTACGTATAGTGCATTGCTAAAGCATCTGGGCAATGAATACAAGTGGCATGCAGTCAGATACCTCGAATACATACTTCTCAGTAACGATGTCGAAGCTAAGGctaataaaaatgcttga